In one window of Skermanella rosea DNA:
- a CDS encoding flagellar biosynthesis repressor FlbT, giving the protein MQFVDSSEILLLDQCDILPERMTIRDPGSLTMLQTFYYAIQETYIKHRSSREGQHGDILRIWHNVKEHLRKAGSRHTAGFDVDAIEPLLDQKNYYRLLKMLWKVIDLETPDFWTNNSEHVRQSENYVKSFQPRHVRR; this is encoded by the coding sequence ATGCAGTTCGTCGACAGTTCGGAGATATTGCTGCTCGACCAGTGCGACATCCTGCCGGAGCGGATGACCATCAGGGACCCTGGCTCGCTCACCATGCTCCAGACCTTCTACTATGCGATCCAGGAAACCTACATAAAGCACCGCAGCTCCCGGGAAGGGCAGCACGGGGACATCCTGAGGATCTGGCATAACGTGAAGGAGCATCTGCGCAAGGCAGGCTCACGGCACACCGCTGGTTTCGACGTCGATGCCATCGAGCCGCTGCTGGATCAGAAGAACTATTACAGGCTCCTGAAGATGCTCTGGAAGGTCATCGATCTGGAAACCCCGGACTTCTGGACGAACAACTCCGAACATGTCCGGCAAAGCGAGAACTACGTGAAGAGCTTCCAGCCCAGGCACGTGAGAAGATAA
- a CDS encoding dihydroorotate dehydrogenase-like protein — MDLRTRYLGFELPHPIMPGASPLVDDLDMVRRLEDAGASAIVMHSLFEEQISGEQLAAVHAAERPADSFAEALSYLPPLDGFALGPEGYLEQIRRIKGAVGVPVIASLNGVSRSGWIRYAKLMEEAGADALELNVYAVAADPNEPGQVVEDRLVGVAVAVRRAVAIPVAVKLSPFFSSVAAVVRRLEDVGIDGVVLFNRFYQPDIDIEALEVTPRVQLSDPSELLLRLHWLAILSGRIRPALAASGGVHRVEDVVKAVMAGAHAVQTVSALLRHGPEHLTVLKDGLRRWMEERDYASLEQMQGSMNLRRCPDPAAFERANYMRVLQGWRADG, encoded by the coding sequence ATGGACCTGCGCACGCGCTATCTCGGCTTCGAGCTGCCCCATCCGATCATGCCGGGCGCGTCGCCCCTGGTCGACGACCTGGACATGGTCCGTCGGCTGGAGGATGCCGGGGCCTCCGCCATCGTCATGCATTCCCTGTTCGAGGAACAGATCTCCGGCGAGCAGCTCGCGGCCGTCCATGCGGCGGAGCGTCCCGCCGACAGCTTCGCGGAGGCGCTGAGCTACCTGCCCCCGCTCGACGGTTTCGCGCTGGGTCCCGAGGGCTATCTGGAGCAGATCCGCCGGATCAAGGGCGCGGTCGGTGTGCCGGTGATCGCCTCGCTGAACGGCGTCAGCCGGTCGGGCTGGATCCGTTACGCCAAGCTGATGGAGGAGGCCGGCGCCGACGCGCTGGAACTGAACGTCTATGCCGTCGCGGCCGATCCCAACGAACCCGGGCAGGTGGTCGAGGACCGGCTGGTCGGCGTCGCCGTCGCCGTCCGCCGCGCGGTCGCGATCCCGGTCGCGGTGAAGCTGTCGCCGTTCTTCTCCAGCGTCGCCGCGGTCGTCCGCCGGCTGGAGGATGTCGGGATCGACGGGGTGGTGCTGTTCAACCGCTTCTACCAGCCCGATATCGATATCGAGGCGCTGGAGGTGACGCCGCGGGTCCAGCTTTCCGACCCGTCGGAACTGCTGCTGCGCCTGCACTGGCTGGCGATCCTGTCCGGCCGGATCAGGCCCGCGCTGGCGGCGTCGGGCGGGGTCCATCGGGTGGAGGACGTGGTCAAGGCGGTGATGGCCGGCGCCCACGCCGTGCAGACCGTGTCGGCGCTGCTGCGCCACGGGCCGGAGCACCTGACGGTGCTGAAAGACGGCTTGCGCCGCTGGATGGAGGAGCGCGACTACGCCTCCCTGGAGCAGATGCAGGGCAGCATGAACCTGCGGCGCTGCCCCGATCCGGCGGCCTTCGAGCGGGCGAACTACATGCGCGTGCTCCAGGGCTGGCGGGCCGACGGATAG
- the hpf gene encoding ribosome hibernation-promoting factor, HPF/YfiA family: MKTPLKITFKNLDPSPALEARIGEKAAKLDRFCEHIVACHVVVERPHGNRQQGNLYQVTVGMTVPGGELVADGVHENAYAALRAAFDAAVRRLEDHVRRQRLDVKRHEPALHPPT, encoded by the coding sequence ATGAAGACACCACTCAAGATCACCTTCAAGAACCTGGATCCGTCGCCGGCGCTGGAAGCGCGCATCGGCGAAAAGGCCGCGAAGCTGGATCGTTTCTGCGAGCATATCGTGGCGTGCCACGTGGTCGTGGAGCGGCCCCATGGAAACCGCCAGCAGGGAAACCTCTACCAGGTGACGGTCGGCATGACCGTTCCGGGCGGGGAATTGGTCGCCGACGGCGTCCACGAGAACGCCTACGCCGCCCTCAGGGCCGCTTTCGACGCGGCCGTCCGGCGGCTGGAGGACCATGTCAGGCGCCAGCGGCTGGACGTGAAGCGGCACGAGCCGGCGCTCCATCCGCCTACGTGA
- the nifJ gene encoding pyruvate:ferredoxin (flavodoxin) oxidoreductase encodes MPDDGSVAIASSSGEGRTQAGEIIDGNQAAASVAYRASEVIAIYPITPASPMGELADEWAAKGRPNLWGQVPKVVEMQSEGGAAGAIHGALQAGALATSFTASQGLLLMIPNLYKIAGELTPFVLHVAARTLATHALSIFGDHSDVMACRQTGFAMLASSTVQEAQDMALVAHAATLESRIPFIHFFDGFRTSHELNRVAPLDDDQIRGLLDGEGIDALRRRALSPDHPVIRGTAQNADVFFQAREACNPFYEACPGIVRGVLDRFAALTGRRYAPFDYDGAPDAERVVVAMGSGARTVRETALWLAARGHKVGALTVRLYRPFDTAGFLAALPRTVRAVAVLDRTKEPGSVGEPLFLDVVAALADAPAESSARPLVIGGRYGLSSKEFTPGMAAAVFEELTRPQPKRRFTVGITDDVSHSSLAFDPDLDIEPPDTMRAVFFGLGSDGTVGANKNSLKIIAEHTGAHAQGYFVYDSRKAGATTVSHLRFGRHPVNAPWLIRKAGFVACHHAPLLERAEVLELAAPGAQVLLNLPGTPEEVWARLPREVQELAIERSLRLHAIDASRVAREAGLGRRINTIMQTCFFALSEVMPRDEAIAEIRAAIEKTYGRRSEEMVRRNNAAVDEALAHLVPVPVPARPTGLPRPPAVPGDAPDFVQRVTALMLAGHGDRLPVSAFPVDGTWPLGTTRYEKRMIATEIPIWNAELCIQCNKCAMVCPHAAIRVKAAAPADLADAPEGFVALDYRGDEFQGAKYLLQVAPDDCTGCTLCVEVCPAKDKGNPRRKALEMRPADAVRPAARPLWDYFRQVLEAPRERVPHNVKQVQLFEPLFEFSGACAGCGETPYVKLLTQLFGDRAVIANATGCSSIYGGNLPTTPYATNADGRGPAWANSLFEDNAEFGFGIRVGIDQLADQARALLRGLGPDLPEGLVQGLLAEGPAGEGALKARREAVLELRRHLAGIAGPAARRLELLADYLAPKSVWIVGGDGWAYDIGYGGLDHVLSSDRDVNVLVLDTEVYSNTGGQQSKATPLGASAKFAMAGRAVGKKDLGMLAMAYGHVYVAHVAFGAKDAQTVKAFMEAESYPGPSLVIAYSPCVAHGYDLCHQLDQQKLAVDSGHWPLFRYDPRRLAAGQPPLQLDSGPPKARLADFMANETRFGVVRRDDPERFRRLLKAAETENRLRLDLYRHMAGFVEPAAD; translated from the coding sequence ATGCCCGACGACGGGTCCGTCGCCATCGCGAGCAGCTCTGGGGAGGGCCGGACGCAGGCCGGCGAGATCATCGACGGCAACCAGGCCGCGGCCTCCGTCGCCTACCGGGCCAGCGAGGTCATCGCGATCTACCCCATAACCCCCGCCTCGCCCATGGGCGAACTGGCGGACGAGTGGGCGGCCAAGGGACGGCCCAACCTGTGGGGGCAGGTTCCCAAGGTGGTCGAGATGCAGTCGGAGGGCGGCGCCGCCGGGGCGATCCACGGCGCGCTCCAGGCCGGCGCGCTGGCGACCAGCTTCACGGCGTCCCAGGGCCTGCTGCTGATGATCCCCAACCTCTACAAGATCGCGGGCGAGCTGACGCCCTTCGTGCTCCATGTGGCGGCGCGCACCCTGGCGACCCATGCCCTGTCGATCTTCGGCGACCATTCCGACGTGATGGCCTGCCGCCAGACCGGCTTCGCCATGCTGGCGTCCTCCACCGTGCAGGAGGCGCAGGACATGGCCCTGGTCGCCCATGCCGCGACCCTGGAATCCCGTATCCCCTTCATCCATTTCTTCGACGGGTTCCGCACCTCCCACGAGCTGAACCGGGTGGCCCCGCTGGACGACGACCAGATCCGGGGCCTGCTGGACGGGGAGGGGATCGACGCCCTGCGCCGGCGGGCGCTGAGCCCCGACCACCCCGTGATCCGCGGCACCGCGCAGAACGCGGATGTCTTCTTCCAGGCGCGCGAGGCCTGCAATCCGTTCTACGAAGCCTGCCCCGGCATCGTCCGCGGCGTCCTGGACCGCTTCGCGGCGCTGACCGGCCGGCGCTACGCCCCGTTCGACTATGACGGCGCGCCGGACGCCGAGCGGGTCGTGGTCGCCATGGGGTCGGGCGCCCGGACGGTGCGGGAAACCGCGCTCTGGCTGGCGGCGCGCGGCCACAAGGTCGGCGCGCTGACCGTGCGGCTCTACCGGCCCTTCGACACCGCCGGCTTCCTGGCGGCACTGCCGAGGACGGTCCGCGCGGTCGCGGTGCTGGACCGGACCAAGGAGCCGGGCTCCGTCGGCGAACCCCTGTTCCTCGACGTGGTCGCGGCGCTGGCCGACGCTCCGGCGGAGTCCTCGGCCCGTCCCCTGGTGATCGGCGGGCGCTACGGGTTGTCGTCCAAGGAGTTCACGCCCGGCATGGCCGCGGCGGTGTTCGAGGAACTGACCAGGCCGCAGCCGAAGCGGCGATTCACCGTCGGCATCACCGACGACGTGAGTCATTCCTCGCTGGCGTTCGATCCCGATCTCGACATCGAGCCGCCCGACACCATGCGGGCGGTGTTCTTCGGCCTGGGCTCGGACGGGACGGTCGGCGCCAACAAGAATTCGCTGAAGATCATCGCGGAGCATACGGGCGCCCATGCCCAGGGCTATTTCGTCTATGACAGCCGCAAGGCCGGCGCCACCACCGTCTCCCACCTGCGTTTCGGCCGACACCCGGTCAACGCTCCCTGGCTGATCCGCAAGGCCGGCTTCGTCGCCTGCCACCACGCTCCCCTGCTGGAGCGGGCGGAGGTCCTGGAACTGGCCGCTCCGGGCGCCCAGGTGCTGCTGAACCTTCCCGGCACCCCGGAGGAGGTCTGGGCCCGGCTGCCGCGCGAGGTCCAGGAACTGGCGATCGAGCGGTCCTTGCGGCTCCACGCGATCGACGCCAGCCGGGTCGCCCGGGAGGCGGGGCTGGGGCGCCGCATCAACACCATCATGCAGACCTGCTTCTTCGCCCTGTCCGAGGTGATGCCGCGCGACGAGGCGATCGCCGAGATCCGCGCCGCGATCGAGAAGACCTATGGCCGCCGCAGCGAGGAGATGGTCCGGCGCAACAATGCCGCCGTGGACGAGGCGCTGGCCCATCTGGTGCCGGTCCCGGTTCCCGCCCGGCCCACCGGCCTTCCCCGGCCGCCGGCGGTTCCCGGCGACGCGCCGGACTTCGTCCAAAGGGTCACGGCGCTGATGCTCGCCGGGCACGGCGACCGGCTGCCGGTCAGCGCCTTCCCGGTCGACGGGACCTGGCCGCTGGGCACCACGCGCTACGAGAAGCGCATGATCGCGACCGAGATCCCGATCTGGAACGCCGAGCTGTGCATCCAGTGCAACAAGTGCGCGATGGTCTGCCCGCACGCCGCGATCCGGGTCAAGGCCGCCGCACCCGCCGACCTGGCGGACGCCCCGGAAGGATTCGTGGCGCTCGACTATCGCGGCGACGAGTTCCAGGGGGCGAAGTACCTGCTCCAGGTGGCTCCCGACGACTGCACCGGCTGCACCCTGTGCGTCGAGGTCTGCCCGGCCAAGGACAAGGGCAATCCCCGGCGCAAGGCGCTGGAGATGAGGCCCGCCGACGCGGTGCGCCCGGCGGCCCGGCCGCTCTGGGACTATTTCCGGCAGGTGCTGGAAGCCCCGCGCGAGCGGGTGCCCCACAACGTCAAGCAGGTGCAGCTGTTCGAGCCGCTGTTCGAGTTCTCCGGCGCCTGCGCCGGCTGCGGCGAGACGCCCTATGTCAAGCTGCTGACCCAGCTGTTCGGTGACCGCGCAGTGATCGCCAACGCCACCGGCTGCTCGTCGATCTATGGCGGAAACCTGCCGACCACGCCTTATGCGACCAATGCCGACGGTCGCGGGCCGGCCTGGGCCAATTCCCTGTTCGAGGACAATGCCGAGTTCGGCTTCGGCATCCGGGTCGGGATCGACCAGCTGGCCGATCAGGCCAGGGCTCTGCTGCGCGGGCTGGGGCCTGACCTTCCCGAAGGGCTCGTGCAGGGCCTGCTGGCGGAAGGGCCTGCCGGGGAAGGCGCGCTCAAGGCCCGGCGGGAGGCCGTCCTGGAACTGCGCCGGCATCTGGCCGGGATCGCCGGCCCCGCCGCCCGGCGGCTGGAGCTTCTGGCCGATTATCTCGCGCCCAAGTCGGTCTGGATCGTCGGCGGCGACGGCTGGGCCTACGACATCGGCTATGGCGGCCTGGACCATGTCCTGTCCTCGGACCGGGACGTGAACGTGCTGGTGCTGGACACGGAGGTCTATTCGAATACCGGCGGCCAGCAGTCCAAGGCGACGCCGCTCGGCGCCTCGGCCAAGTTCGCCATGGCCGGCCGGGCGGTCGGCAAGAAGGACCTGGGCATGCTGGCGATGGCTTACGGCCATGTCTATGTCGCCCATGTCGCGTTCGGCGCCAAGGACGCGCAGACGGTCAAGGCCTTCATGGAGGCCGAATCCTATCCCGGCCCGTCCCTGGTCATCGCCTACAGCCCCTGCGTCGCCCACGGCTACGACCTGTGCCACCAGCTCGACCAGCAGAAGCTGGCGGTCGACAGCGGACACTGGCCGCTGTTCCGCTACGACCCGCGCCGCTTGGCGGCCGGGCAACCGCCGCTTCAGCTGGACAGCGGCCCGCCCAAGGCTCGGCTGGCCGACTTCATGGCCAACGAGACCCGCTTCGGCGTCGTCCGGCGTGACGACCCCGAGCGGTTCCGGCGGCTGCTCAAGGCTGCGGAGACCGAGAACAGGCTGCGCCTGGACCTTTACCGCCACATGGCGGGGTTCGTCGAGCCGGCGGCCGACTGA
- a CDS encoding flagellar biosynthesis regulator FlaF, translating to MNTNLKAYKQAAMMKTDYRSQEANLFKRVTFGLIEGKANPDGIGLVRAASDNRLLWQTVVNLLRDDQNRLPAPLRAQIISIGQTVIREIDENATGKLDVDFLIDINTQMIEGLAAQGEAPPMAAGPQSERRGA from the coding sequence ATGAACACGAATCTGAAGGCCTATAAACAGGCGGCGATGATGAAGACGGATTATCGCTCGCAGGAGGCCAATCTTTTCAAGCGCGTGACTTTCGGCCTGATCGAGGGCAAGGCGAACCCGGATGGAATAGGGCTCGTCAGGGCAGCGTCGGACAACAGGCTGCTCTGGCAGACCGTCGTCAACCTGCTGCGGGACGATCAGAACCGCCTGCCGGCTCCGCTCCGCGCCCAGATCATCTCCATCGGGCAGACCGTCATCCGCGAGATCGACGAGAACGCGACCGGCAAGCTGGACGTCGACTTCCTCATCGACATCAATACCCAGATGATCGAGGGGCTCGCAGCCCAGGGCGAGGCGCCACCGATGGCAGCCGGACCTCAGAGCGAGCGCCGCGGCGCGTAA
- a CDS encoding methyltransferase domain-containing protein, with protein sequence MLAETTLQEPAASVEPAELKQRATLLRASGGPEETRTLVDAVQDLATAVMSRPHDWELLNGFAVHLQKLQMFDEAVVFHVKAINNSEREQHPQLYVNLGLAMRGQGSHEAAVELFETVLAAHPDMVDAAVNLSSTLNFLKDFGRSIEVCRRTLALVEAPELYHNIGNALHRSPGRGAEAAAAFERAVELDPTNSRSKHMLALLRNEAMDTVPPEFVAGLFDDYASHFETDLIEKLRYRVPGLVRRYLLKAASGRPRFASVLDLGCGTGLVGLMLRDVADFQKGVDISRNMLAKALEKRVYDQIEAVNLQESLGEIDRAYSVAVAADVCGYIGRLDGFVAKVSDVLEDGGLFVFSVEECFLDDFEVSTAGRFAHRRSYVEKALADAGFEVLTAAREQLRVNAGRPVFGTIFVARKPA encoded by the coding sequence ATGCTTGCCGAGACAACCCTGCAAGAACCGGCCGCTTCCGTCGAACCGGCGGAGTTGAAGCAGCGCGCGACCCTCCTGCGGGCCAGTGGCGGCCCGGAGGAGACCCGCACCCTGGTCGACGCGGTCCAGGATCTGGCGACCGCCGTGATGTCCAGGCCCCATGACTGGGAACTGCTCAACGGCTTCGCCGTCCATCTCCAGAAATTGCAGATGTTCGACGAGGCGGTCGTCTTCCATGTGAAGGCGATCAACAATTCGGAGCGGGAACAGCATCCCCAGCTCTACGTGAACCTGGGCCTCGCGATGCGGGGGCAGGGAAGCCACGAGGCCGCGGTCGAACTGTTCGAAACCGTCCTGGCGGCCCACCCCGACATGGTCGATGCGGCGGTAAACCTGTCGAGCACGCTGAATTTCCTGAAGGATTTCGGGCGCAGCATCGAGGTCTGCCGGCGCACCCTGGCCTTGGTCGAGGCGCCGGAACTGTACCACAACATAGGCAACGCCCTGCACCGCAGTCCCGGGCGCGGCGCCGAAGCCGCGGCGGCGTTCGAGCGGGCCGTCGAATTGGACCCGACGAATTCCCGGTCGAAGCACATGCTGGCATTGCTGCGGAACGAGGCGATGGACACCGTTCCGCCCGAGTTCGTGGCGGGGCTGTTCGACGATTACGCCAGCCATTTCGAAACCGACCTGATCGAGAAGCTGCGATACCGCGTGCCGGGCCTCGTCCGCCGCTACCTGCTGAAGGCCGCTTCCGGCCGGCCGCGTTTCGCGTCCGTCCTCGATCTCGGCTGCGGGACCGGCTTGGTCGGCCTCATGCTGCGCGACGTCGCCGACTTCCAGAAGGGCGTCGACATCTCCCGCAACATGCTGGCCAAGGCGCTGGAGAAGCGTGTCTACGACCAGATCGAGGCCGTCAACCTGCAGGAGTCTCTGGGCGAGATCGACCGCGCCTATTCGGTCGCGGTCGCCGCCGACGTGTGCGGCTATATCGGCCGGCTCGACGGGTTCGTCGCCAAGGTCTCCGACGTCTTGGAAGATGGCGGCCTGTTCGTCTTCTCGGTCGAGGAGTGTTTCCTTGACGACTTTGAGGTTTCCACAGCGGGCCGCTTCGCCCACCGCAGGTCCTATGTCGAGAAAGCTCTGGCCGACGCCGGCTTCGAGGTGTTGACCGCCGCCCGCGAGCAGCTCCGCGTCAACGCCGGCCGGCCGGTGTTCGGTACGATCTTCGTCGCGCGGAAGCCGGCCTGA
- a CDS encoding DUF1217 domain-containing protein, with amino-acid sequence MSNSIVFYKMPALAAYQLALKQSDTALEKMAARKDVKAEVNYFRDKIQSVKSVEDLFKDRRLTQFVLDAVDLGKETDKMGLIKKALTQKAEDSDALMNRLTDKRYKVAASLLQFGEKGLGQIQRESTKNDLAELYVKSRYNDGLSTQNSAVPLALYLKDNASSVKNAYDILGDQRLRHVVTTALGLPLEIANQSVEAQAAAIEKRLKVSDLGDPKFVDKMAKRFLMLSDDTSVSAGPEQWKLNLFA; translated from the coding sequence ATGTCCAACAGCATCGTCTTCTACAAAATGCCGGCCCTGGCGGCCTATCAGCTGGCCCTCAAGCAGAGCGACACGGCACTGGAGAAGATGGCTGCCCGGAAGGATGTCAAGGCCGAGGTGAACTACTTCCGCGACAAGATCCAGAGCGTCAAGTCGGTCGAGGATCTGTTCAAGGATCGCCGACTGACGCAATTCGTCCTCGATGCGGTGGATCTCGGCAAGGAAACGGACAAGATGGGCCTGATCAAGAAGGCCCTGACCCAGAAGGCCGAGGACTCCGACGCCCTGATGAACAGGCTGACGGACAAGCGCTACAAGGTGGCCGCCAGCCTGCTCCAGTTCGGCGAGAAGGGACTCGGGCAGATCCAGCGGGAAAGCACCAAGAACGACCTGGCCGAACTCTACGTCAAGAGCAGGTACAACGACGGACTGTCCACCCAGAACTCGGCGGTTCCCCTGGCCCTGTACCTGAAGGACAATGCATCAAGCGTCAAGAACGCCTACGACATCCTCGGCGACCAGCGCCTGCGCCACGTCGTGACGACAGCGCTGGGCCTGCCCCTGGAGATTGCCAACCAGTCGGTCGAGGCGCAGGCCGCCGCGATCGAGAAACGCCTGAAGGTCTCCGACCTGGGCGATCCGAAATTCGTCGACAAAATGGCCAAGCGCTTCCTGATGCTCTCCGACGACACGTCCGTGTCGGCCGGTCCGGAGCAGTGGAAACTGAACCTTTTTGCCTGA
- a CDS encoding flagellin — translation MANSVNTNIGAMVALKNLNSVSDSLSSTQKRISTGLNVADAYDDGASYAVAEGIRSDVKAIGAVNERLAVGKGMIDVAVKAGENISKSLQDVRVVLTKLSDEALNATDRANYNAQYTTLKEDIDNFIKDAKYNGVNLIDSTTGQKIISNVDGGNIEVKAKDLKTDVLDKLTAVTNATEAAALIADGAGVDDAMTELGTGMNQLAADSRRVTNQIGFNNAIADATNTGLGAIVDADLAKESARLQSLQVKQQLSSQALSIANQSPQSLLGLFR, via the coding sequence ATGGCCAACTCAGTCAATACCAACATCGGGGCGATGGTTGCCCTGAAGAACCTGAACAGCGTCAGCGACTCCCTGTCGTCGACGCAGAAACGCATCAGCACCGGCCTGAACGTTGCCGACGCCTATGACGACGGCGCGTCCTACGCCGTCGCGGAAGGCATCCGCAGCGACGTCAAGGCGATCGGCGCCGTGAACGAGCGTCTCGCTGTCGGCAAGGGAATGATCGACGTCGCCGTCAAGGCCGGCGAAAACATCTCCAAGTCGCTCCAGGACGTCCGCGTCGTCCTCACCAAGCTGTCCGACGAAGCTCTGAACGCTACCGACCGTGCGAACTACAATGCACAGTATACGACCCTGAAGGAAGACATCGACAACTTCATCAAGGATGCGAAGTACAACGGTGTCAACCTGATCGACAGCACGACCGGCCAGAAGATCATCTCTAACGTCGATGGCGGCAACATCGAGGTGAAGGCGAAGGATCTCAAGACCGACGTGCTGGACAAGCTTACCGCTGTGACGAATGCCACCGAAGCCGCCGCCCTGATCGCGGATGGCGCCGGCGTCGACGATGCCATGACCGAACTCGGCACGGGGATGAACCAGTTGGCTGCCGACAGCCGCCGGGTCACCAACCAGATCGGGTTCAACAACGCGATCGCCGACGCGACCAACACCGGCCTGGGCGCCATCGTTGACGCCGACCTCGCCAAGGAAAGTGCCCGCCTGCAGTCGCTGCAGGTCAAGCAGCAGCTTTCCAGCCAGGCGCTGTCGATCGCCAACCAGTCGCCGCAGTCGCTGCTGGGCCTGTTCCGTTAA
- a CDS encoding universal stress protein, with protein MIRKILAPLDGRPSDRTSLALALNMARMVGAHVEAVFLATDPAASIPIMGEAVPPEFIDEMIREREAAVAAAGREAERCFDRVRQAAGLPPAEAPGTDRGQASACFHRKLGNVERTLARIARCADLTVVPQSDRSAPGALARARDAVLFDAGRPLLLAPAVPLDETLGKAVAIAWNDSAEATHAVISAMPLLTRAPRILILVQEDFRRQIDGAVDLAEYLAWHGIDAAIDRLPRVEEEPMGQVLTQRALDLGAGLLVMGAYGHSRFREMVLGGTTRHVLDNPVRIPVLMAH; from the coding sequence ATGATCAGGAAGATCCTGGCACCGCTGGACGGCCGGCCGTCCGACCGGACCTCGCTGGCGCTGGCGTTAAACATGGCCCGGATGGTGGGCGCCCATGTCGAAGCGGTCTTCCTGGCCACGGACCCGGCCGCGAGCATCCCGATCATGGGCGAGGCGGTTCCGCCCGAGTTCATCGACGAGATGATCCGGGAGAGGGAAGCGGCCGTGGCGGCCGCCGGGCGCGAGGCCGAGCGGTGCTTCGACCGTGTCCGGCAGGCGGCCGGGCTGCCGCCGGCCGAGGCGCCCGGCACGGACCGCGGGCAGGCGAGCGCCTGTTTCCACAGAAAACTGGGGAATGTCGAGCGGACCCTGGCGAGGATCGCCCGGTGCGCCGACCTGACCGTCGTCCCGCAGTCCGACCGCTCCGCCCCGGGCGCCCTGGCCAGGGCGCGCGACGCGGTGCTGTTCGACGCGGGACGGCCGCTCCTGCTGGCCCCCGCGGTGCCGCTCGACGAGACCCTCGGCAAGGCCGTCGCCATCGCCTGGAACGACAGCGCCGAAGCGACGCACGCGGTCATCAGCGCAATGCCGCTGCTGACCCGCGCGCCCAGGATCCTGATCCTGGTGCAGGAGGACTTCCGCCGGCAGATCGACGGTGCCGTGGACCTTGCCGAGTATCTGGCTTGGCACGGCATCGATGCCGCCATCGACAGGCTGCCGAGGGTCGAGGAAGAGCCGATGGGCCAGGTGCTGACCCAGCGCGCCCTCGACCTGGGCGCCGGCCTGCTGGTCATGGGCGCTTACGGCCACAGCCGTTTCCGCGAGATGGTCCTGGGCGGCACGACCCGCCACGTGCTGGACAACCCGGTCCGCATCCCCGTCCTGATGGCCCATTGA